The Henckelia pumila isolate YLH828 chromosome 2, ASM3356847v2, whole genome shotgun sequence genome includes a window with the following:
- the LOC140878140 gene encoding double-stranded RNA-binding protein 1-like, with the protein MPEKSWNLPEYTTMKEGIDHLHRFKAIAVVNNLNFETSPECKSAKEAQKSMAKMVYDHFTISTPSRVNGHWFGYPWEKTRNGADSGEYFQELCLRKSWNLPEYTTVKEGIDHLPRFKAIGVVNGLNFETPPECKSGKEAQNSVVKMSYDHFTISTPPRVNVHWPTVSLCCGFKVFFPSRAYAQNAAL; encoded by the exons ATGCCAGAGAAGAGCTGGAATCTACCTGAATACACCACCATGAAAGAGGGCATAGACCACCTTCACAGATTCAAAGCCATTGCTGTGGTTAACAACCTCAATTTCGAGACTTCGCCTGAATGCAAGTCTGCCAAGGAAGCTCAAAAATCGATGGCTAAAATGGTCTATGATCACTTTACTATTTCGACCCCTTCTCGTGTAAATGGCCATTG GTTCGGGTATCCGTGGGAAAAAACCCGAAATGGGGCGGATTCGGGGGAGTATTTTCAG GAGCTATGCCTGAGGAAGAGCTGGAATCTACCTGAATACACCACCGTGAAAGAGGGCATAGACCACCTTCCAAGATTCAAAGCCATTGGTGTGGTTAACGGCCTCAATTTTGAGACTCCGCCTGAATGCAAGTCTGGCAAGGAAGCTCAAAACTCGGTGGTTAAAATGTCATATGATCACTTCACTATTTCGACTCCTCCTCGTGTAAATGTCCATTGGCCAACAGTCTCCCTCTGCTGTGGTTTCAAGGTGTTCTTTCCCAGTCGCGCCTATGCCCAAAATGCTGCTCTTTGA